In Eubalaena glacialis isolate mEubGla1 chromosome 4, mEubGla1.1.hap2.+ XY, whole genome shotgun sequence, one DNA window encodes the following:
- the BRIX1 gene encoding ribosome biogenesis protein BRX1 homolog, with the protein MAVTKRKRRGGPAFQAKKLKRNEKDAKPPAKPSDVAEEAEEEERDRIPGPVCKGKWKNKERILIFSSRGINFRTRHLMQDLRMLMPHSKADTKMDRKDKLFVINEVCEIKNCNKCIYFEAKKKQDLYMWLSNSPHGPSAKFLVQNIHTLAELKMTGNCLKGSRPLLSFDPAFDELPHFALLKELLIQIFSTPRYHPKSQPFVDHVFTFAILDNRIWFRNFQIIEEDAALVEIGPRFVLNLIKIFQGSFGGPTLYENPHYQSPNMHRRVIRSITAAKYREKQQVKDVQKLRKKQPKTILPHDPTADVFVTPAEEKPIEIQWVKPEPKVDLKARKKRIYKRQRKMKQKMNRGNAK; encoded by the exons ATGGCGGTGACGAAGAGGAAACGGCGTGGAGGCCCGGCGTTTCAGGCGAAAAAgctaaaaagaaacgaaaaagATGCTAAGCCGCCTGCTAAGCCGAGCGACGTAgcagaggaggcggaggaggaagagagagatcgTATCCCAGGCCCGGTTTGCAAG ggcaAGTGGAAAAATAAGGAACGGATTCTCATCTTTTCTTCTAGAGGAATAAATTTCAGAACAAGACATTTAATGCAAGACTTGAGAATGTTGATGCCTCATTCTAAAGCAG atacTAAAATGGATCGTAAAGATAAGTTATTTGTGATTAACGAg GTTTGTGAAATAAAAAACTGCAATAAATGTATCTATTTTGAAGCTAAGAAAAAACAAGATCTCTATATGTG gctTTCAAATTCACCTCATGGACCATCTGCTAAATTCCTTGTTCAAAATA ttCATACTCTAGCTGAGCTAAAGATGACTGGAAACTGTTTGAAAGGTTCTCGGCCCCTCTTGTCTTTTGATCCT GCTTTTGATGAATTACCACATTTTGCTTTGTTAAAAGAACTCTTAATTCAG ATCTTTAGTACACCACGGTATCATCCCAAAAGTCAACCATTTGTGGACCATGTGTTTACGTTCGCTATTTTGGATAATAGGATATGGTTTCGGAACTTTCAG ATCATAGAAGAAGATGCTGCTCTTGTAGAAATAGGACCCCGTTTTGTCTTAAATCTCATAAAGATTTTCCAGGGAAGTTTTGGAGGACCAACTTTGTATGAAAATCCTCACTACCAGTCACCAAACATG cATCGGCGTGTCATAAGATCCATCACAGCTGCAAAATACAGAGAGAAACAGCAAGTGAAAGACGTGCAGAAGCTGAGAAAGAAACAACCAAAGACTATTCTTCCCCATGATCCCACTGCAGATGTTTTTGTTACACCAGCTGAGGAAAAGCCGATAGAAATACAGTGGGTAAAACCAGAGCCAAAAgtagatttgaaagcaagaaagaaaaggatttataaaaggcaaaggaaaatgaaacagaagatgaaccgtgggaatgcaaaatga